TTATTTTTGAAGATTTATCTGCGGTTGCCAATCCATCAGGATTTTTATTAACTTGATGGTCTTTGTCATAAACAGCCGAATATTTTATTCCAAATTTATTAAGTAAATTAATATAGAAAGGAATATTACTCTTACTTCCACAATCAATTATAGTAAAATCATATCTAAAAACACCTAATAATTTAGCAATCATTGGTATAACTGTCTTATCAGTTTGTCCTTCTACTAGAATGACTTTTTTAGCAAAGAACAATTCGCCTCTTTCAGGATTTATCCAATAACTTAAATTAAACTTCTTCTTTTCATCAACTTCTATAAAAATGTCATTGACATATTGTAAAATTTTTGTTCCATTTGTTATATTTTCTTTCTTGACTATACATATAGATTTATGATATTCTAAATCTAAAAATGAACTTGAATGTGTACATAAGATAACCTGACTTTCATCTTTTGACAAGTTGACTAGTGATGAAAATAATTCTCTTTGTGCTTGTGGATGCAAAAATAATTCTGGTTCTTCAAAAATGAAATATGTTGATTTTGAAGATTTTCGAGTAGAAACTTCCGAATCTTTATCATTTAATAAGGCTTCCCTATCTTGCTTCATGACCTTAGACCATGCTTTAATTAAAGCAAAAATTAAAGCTCTTTGTAAACCGTGACCTTTTCTTGAAATATCAGTTTTAATTCCATCATCAATTGAAACATTTGCACCAACTCTGAATATATCATCAACATTTGGTGTTGAAATTTGAATATCTATTTTGGTGTTCCAACTTATTAATTCCTCATCTAATAAATTTTCCAAAGACGCCAAATCTTTTGGTCTATCTTCGTTGATTTCACCATCATCATTTGTCTTATTAAGAATTTTGGTTAATTGAATAATTTTCTCTTTAGCTTCTTTAAATTGTGGATTATGTTCAGAAATTTTATTGATGACTCTAGAATAAAGCTGGCTAAATAAAGTATTTCCTCTAGGGTTTAATTCATCGGAAGCATTTTTTACAGAGGGAATGAAAAACAAATCACCAAAACTTCCTTTTGCAACATTTTTTAATCCCAAGAAATTGGATTCTTCAAGAACATGGTTAAAACTTATATCATCAATATTTGTAATTATATATTCATTCTGTGCTGTTTTAAATTGTTCAATTGTAATTGCACCTTTTATAGGCAAAAAACTGACTAATGGAAGAGTTTCTGCAACTTCTCTTTTTTTGAAGTCAGAAATCTTAGATTCTTTTAACCAATCTTCAGTAGCTTCTTCAATGTAACCATTATATGAAAAGCTTCCATTTTTTAGAGCTGTCTTTCTAACTTTGATTTTATTACTTGATGAAACATATTTTTTGAAAGTCGTATTTTCATATTCTGAAATTTCAGAAAATTCAATTTCGACCCACAATTCTTCAGCATCACCATTGAAATCAAGATAATGATGATTTATTTCACCAAAAAAGAACAATATAGAACTCAAAACATTTGACTTGCCATGATTATTTTGTCCAATAAAAATCATTAAATCTTGAAAAAATATTTCTTCATATACTATTGAACGCCAATTCGAAATTTTTAAATTACTTATTTTCATATGTTAATCATACTTAAACTTAACAAATTGGTTTATGTATGA
The genomic region above belongs to Mariniflexile litorale and contains:
- a CDS encoding AAA family ATPase, with product MKISNLKISNWRSIVYEEIFFQDLMIFIGQNNHGKSNVLSSILFFFGEINHHYLDFNGDAEELWVEIEFSEISEYENTTFKKYVSSSNKIKVRKTALKNGSFSYNGYIEEATEDWLKESKISDFKKREVAETLPLVSFLPIKGAITIEQFKTAQNEYIITNIDDISFNHVLEESNFLGLKNVAKGSFGDLFFIPSVKNASDELNPRGNTLFSQLYSRVINKISEHNPQFKEAKEKIIQLTKILNKTNDDGEINEDRPKDLASLENLLDEELISWNTKIDIQISTPNVDDIFRVGANVSIDDGIKTDISRKGHGLQRALIFALIKAWSKVMKQDREALLNDKDSEVSTRKSSKSTYFIFEEPELFLHPQAQRELFSSLVNLSKDESQVILCTHSSSFLDLEYHKSICIVKKENITNGTKILQYVNDIFIEVDEKKKFNLSYWINPERGELFFAKKVILVEGQTDKTVIPMIAKLLGVFRYDFTIIDCGSKSNIPFYINLLNKFGIKYSAVYDKDHQVNKNPDGLATADKSSKIIEESIEISLGKTHILINDIEEELGMTEKVSSGKAYKAISFVSDENFVLTDTFRQKIIEIFSE